A window of the Gossypium hirsutum isolate 1008001.06 chromosome A03, Gossypium_hirsutum_v2.1, whole genome shotgun sequence genome harbors these coding sequences:
- the LOC107942422 gene encoding PH, RCC1 and FYVE domains-containing protein 1, producing MADFQKNGLAEKDIDQAITTLKKGASLLKYGRRGKPKFCPFQLSNDECKLIWYSRKKAKHIKLSEVSKIIPGQRTAIFQRYPRPEKEYQSFSLICNDRSLDLICKDKDEAEVWLIGLKALISRGTYHKRRTEVNGSASVDSSQPCNQKASPNSPLDPEDAQGIQAPYEAHNRLGKAFADIITHTSLVKSVSEPDLVGFSLVSTGSVENSNSRSSGADAIRISLSSAVSSSSHGSSREDFDALGDVFIWGQGIGDGVLGGGTDKVDDSFNTKLDALLPKELVTTVVLDVNNIACGDRHAVLVTKQGEIFSWGEESGGRLGHGVEADVPKPKHIDTLNGMKFESVACGEYHSCAVTVSGDLFTWGDGTHNSGLLGHGTGVSHWIPKRVSNMEGKHVSYVSCGPCHTALVTCGGQLFTFGDGSFGALGHGDHSSSNIPRAVGTLSGLQTTRVACGAWHTAAVVKIRSESYDSGSPGSSSSAKLYTWGDGDKGQLGHGDNKPRLFPECVAAHFDEKICQVACGYNLTVALTTSGRVYTMGSSAYGQLGSATADGKVPTRVEGKIADNFVEEIACGSYHIAILTSKTKVYTWGKGLNGQLGHGDINDRNTPTLVEFLKDKLVKSVVCGSNFTAIISLHKLVSAADHSMCSGCRNPFGFRRKRHNCYNCGLIFCKACSTRKSLKTSMAPTTNKPYRVCDECFVKLRKAAKSVSVVWTSKAKNGILPRKSMDRELCRLSLDSSYQAESRNFKHELKLESQARPLFPVQNGNFHLGGFFSPKMSICPVRDSKKILPASISSSKKTSRATSPASGKLSPNRSSEVTFDDSKKMNDSLNREIINLRAQVEDLSSKSKHLEAELEKTSKRLKEITAVAENEAKKCKSANEVIRSLTAQLKEVTDKLPAGKSALHNSSSIATNTQRMHSDNSHATSVRLPRSEVSCNLDNISMSHGTKGQTEKSETIIQDEPGVYLTLSPLPNGSNELKRVRFSRKHFTEEQAENWWAEHGDKVCERHNIRNTC from the exons ATGGCTGATTTCCAGAAGAATGGTCTCGCCGAGAAGGACATCGACCAg GCCATTACTACGCTTAAGAAAGGAGCCTCCTTGCTTAAGTATGGACGTAGAGGGAAACCTAAGTTTTGCCCTTTCCAACTCTCTAAT GATGAGTGTAAATTGATATGGTACTCTAGGAAGAAAGCGAAACATATTAAGCTCAGTGAAGTTTCCAAGATCATTCCTGGACAGCGTACA GCAATTTTTCAACGATATCCTCGGCCTGAAAAAGAGTATCAATCATTTTCACTGATATGTAATGACAGGTCCTTGGATTTG ATATGTAAAGATAAGGATGAAGCTGAAGTTTGGTTAATAGGTCTTAAGGCATTGATTTCTCGTGGTACATATCACAAGCGGAGAACTGAAGTAAATGGCAGTGCATCAGTAGATAGTTCTCAACCATGCAACCAAAAAGCTTCTCCCAATTCGCCATTG GATCCAGAAGATGCTCAAGGAATTCAAGCACCTTATGAGGCACACAATAGATTGGGAAAGGCATTTGCTGATATAATTACACATACTTCTTTAGTCAAGAGTGTCAGTGAACCAGATTTAGTTGGCTTCAGCTTAGTATCAACTGGGTCTGTAGAGAACTCAAATAGTCGGAGTTCTGGAGCTGATGCAATTAGAATCAGTTTATCTAGTGCTGTAAGTTCATCAAGCCATGGTTCTTCCCGTGAAGACTTTGATGCCTTGGGAGATGTTTTCATTTGGGGACAAGGTATTGGTGATGGAGTATTGGGTGGTGGTACTGATAAAGTTGATGATTCGTTTAACACGAAGTTGGATGCACTTCTGCCAAAAGAATTGGTAACAACAGTGGTTCTAGATGTGAATAATATTGCTTGTGGAGATAGGCATGCAGTTTTGGTCACAAAGCAAGGCGAGATTTTCAGTTGGGGGGAGGAATCAGGAGGCAGGCTTGGGCATGGTGTGGAAGCAGATGTTCCCAAACCTAAGCACATAGATACTCTCAATGGCATGAAATTTGAATCAGTAGCATGTGGGGAGTATCACTCTTGTGCTGTTACAGTCTCTGGGGATCTTTTTACGTGGGGTGATGGAACACACAACTCAGGTCTTCTTGGGCATGGAACTGGAGTCAGTCACTGGATTCCCAAAAGGGTTAGCAACATGGAAGGTAAACATGTCTCATATGTATCCTGTGGACCATGTCATACAGCTCTGGTGACATGTGGCGGCCAGTTGTTCACATTTGGAGATGGATCTTTTGGTGCCCTAGGCCATGGGGATCACAGTAGCTCAAACATTCCACGGGCAGTAGGGACTTTAAGTGGATTACAGACGACAAGGGTTGCCTGTGGTGCTTGGCACACTGCTGCAGTTGTTAAGATTAGGTCCGAATCATATGATTCAGGGTCTCCTGGTAGCTCTTCTTCAGCAAAGCTGTATACATGGGGGGACGGAGATAAAGGCCAACTTGGACATGGTGATAACAAACCAAGACTTTTTCCCGAATGTGTTGCTGCTCATTTTGATGAAAAAATCTGTCAGGTTGCCTGTGGATATAATCTCACAGTTGCTCTAACAACCTCTGGGCGAGTATATACAATGGGGAGTTCTGCTTATGGTCAATTGGGGAGTGCTACAGCTGACGGCAAGGTTCCAACTCGGGTTGAAGGTAAAATAGCAGATAATTTTGTGGAAGAGATTGCTTGTGGATCATATCACATTGCTATTTTGACTTCCAAAACAAAGGTTTATACTTGGGGAAAGGGCTTAAATGGGCAATTAGGTCATGGAGATATCAATGACAGAAATACACCAACCCTAGTTGAATTTCTGAAAGACAAGCTAGTCAAGAGTGTAGTTTGTGGTTCAAACTTTACTGCAATTATAAGTCTTCATAAATTGGTATCCGCTGCTGATCATTCTATGTGCTCTGGTTGTCGAAATCCATTTGGTTTCAGAAGAAAACGTCACAATTGTTATAATTGTGGGCTAATCTTCTGTAAAGCATGCAGTACTAGAAAATCTCTGAAAACTTCTATGGCTCCGACTACAAACAAACCATATAGAGTGTGTGATGAATGTTTTGTTAAATTGAGAAAAGCTGCAAAATCTGTTTCTGTAGTATGGACTTCAAAAGCCAAAAATGGAATTTTGCCTCGTAAATCCATGGATAGAGAACTCTGCAGACTTTCTCTTGACTCAAGCTATCAGGCTGAAAGTAGGAATTTCAAGCATGAATTGAAACTAGAATCACAGGCTCGCCCCCTCTTCCCAGTTCAAAATGGAAATTTTCATCTCGGAGGATTTTTTTCACCAAAGATGTCAATTTGTCCAGTTAGAGATTCCAAGAAAATTTTACCAGCTTCCATTTCAAGTTCCAAAAAGACTTCTCGGGCAACATCTCCTGCTTCAGGGAAGTTGAGCCCAAATCGCTCTTCTGAAGTAACCTTTGATGATTCAAAGAAAATGAATGACAGTCTTAACCGAGAGATCATAAATTTAAGGGCACAG GTTGAAGATCTTAGTAGCAAATCCAAACACCTTGAAGCTGAACTTGAAAAGACATCAAAGAGATTAAAGGAGATCACTGCAGTAGCAGAAAATGAAGCTAAAAAATGCAAATCAGCAAATGAAGTTATTAGATCTCTTACTGCTCAG TTGAAGGAGGTGACTGATAAACTTCCAGCAGGCAAGAGTGCGCTCCACAATTCCAGTTCTATTGCCACAAACACCCAGCGCATGCACTCTGATAATAGCCATGCGACCAGCGTAAGGCTTCCACGAAGCGAAGTAAGTTGTAATCTAGACAACATCTCCATGTCTCATGGAACCAAAGGACAAACCGAAAAGTCGGAGACAATAATACAAGATGAACCAGGAGTGTACTTAACTTTGTCACCCTTGCCTAATGGCAGTAATGAACTCAAGCGTGTtcgatttag TCGGAAACATTTCACAGAAGAACAAGCAGAAAACTGGTGGGCTGAACATGGGGATAAAGTATGCGAACGCCATAATATCAGAAATACATGTTAG